In the genome of Pontibacter actiniarum, the window ATGTCGGTACGAATGCCCAGCGACAGCCCCAGCTTGTTATCCAGCACCGATCTGGACACCTGCCCAAAAGCCCCGTAGCGGAAGAAATCCAGGTTGGTGTCGTAGTCTAGGATTACGCCCGGCTGCACCAGGTTGTTCTGCTCATCGCGCAGCTCTTTCCGGATAACGCTGTAAATGTCGTTGGTAAACTGCACATACTGGCCCGACACACCATAAGCATACCGCCAGCCGTTTTTATACTTGTTCACGTTCAGGCGCAGCTTGTTTTCAGTCTCGCGCGAGCTGGAGTTCAGCGTCAGCGCCTGGTTTTCGCCTTCTTCGGCGGCTTCATACTTTTTCAGGCCATTGTCGAAGGCATTTCGGCTCAGGGCCAGGTTCACGTAGCCATCATTGATGAGCCTTTTCACAGCTACACCAGTGGTATAATTCCATTGGTTGATATAAGGAGTGGAGCGCAGGATGTACTCGTTTTCAGGCGTACTCTCGCGCGGCACCCCAAACGAGAAATCATCAATAGCACCTACGCCTATAAAGGAGATAGATGTTTTATCGTTTAGTTTGTGGTCTATTTTATACTGGAAATCCCAGTAGCTGGGGCGGATAGGCAGGTCAAGCAGTTTGAACAGGAACTCTAAATAGGATCTGCGTGCTGATACCAGGTAGGTGGTTTTTTTGCCCACAGGACCCTCCAAAGTTGTGGCGAACTCGGAGCCGCTCAGGCGTATGTTGCCCGAAAAACGCTCCGGGTTGCCGTAGCGCTGCCTGAACTCGAACACCGAGGCCAGCGCATTGTCGTAACGTGCATCAAAGGCAGAAGAGCTTAATTTAAGGTCTTCTATAAACGAAACATTAAGTATGCCGGTGGCCCCACCGGAGCTGCCTTGTGTGGTAAAGTGGTTGATAAGCGGAATCTCGATGCCATCCAGGTAATACACGTTTTCGTTTGGAGCGCCTCCGCGTATGATCAGGTCGTTGCGGCTGCCGCCCCCGGTGCCGTTGGAGGCCACACCTGGCAGCACCTGCACCACCTTCGAAATATCGAAGTTGCCGCCAGGGTTGCTGCGGATTTCCTCCGTCGTCAGGCTCTGCACCGACAGCGGCGTAACCAGGTCGGCCACGGCGGCACTTTGCCTGCGGTTGGCCACCACCTCTACCTGCTGCAGTTGGCTGGCGGCTGGCGCCAACTCAAAGTTCAGGATCTGTACGTTGCCCACCGTCACATTCACGTTAAACCTCGACTGCGGCTGATAGCCGATATAAGAGCTCTGCACCGTATAGCTACCCACCGGAATACTCTCTATCCTGAAAGCGCCTTG includes:
- a CDS encoding TonB-dependent receptor; protein product: MRFILLFAFLLPVFAFAQTGVITGTVRDRNTQEPLIGVSVQVVDSQQGTVTNEQGAFRIESIPVGSYTVQSSYIGYQPQSRFNVNVTVGNVQILNFELAPAASQLQQVEVVANRRQSAAVADLVTPLSVQSLTTEEIRSNPGGNFDISKVVQVLPGVASNGTGGGSRNDLIIRGGAPNENVYYLDGIEIPLINHFTTQGSSGGATGILNVSFIEDLKLSSSAFDARYDNALASVFEFRQRYGNPERFSGNIRLSGSEFATTLEGPVGKKTTYLVSARRSYLEFLFKLLDLPIRPSYWDFQYKIDHKLNDKTSISFIGVGAIDDFSFGVPRESTPENEYILRSTPYINQWNYTTGVAVKRLINDGYVNLALSRNAFDNGLKKYEAAEEGENQALTLNSSSRETENKLRLNVNKYKNGWRYAYGVSGQYVQFTNDIYSVIRKELRDEQNNLVQPGVILDYDTNLDFFRYGAFGQVSRSVLDNKLGLSLGIRTDMNSFTDEGNNPLETLSPRLAVSYLLNDKWTVNASSGIYYKLPVYTVLGYREDGRYLNKQADYTRSIHYVLGTEFLPRPDLRFTLEAFYKDYGNYPVSIRDGISLANQGGDFGAIGNEAVATNGKGRAYGAEFYLQKKLTGTVFSVLSYTYVVSEFAGLDGNYVSSAWDYRHLVSGLLGKKLPRNWEFGAKYRFAGGAPATPFDLEASQRNYASLGTGILDYARLNSERLQPFSQLDVRIDKKWNLNRITLDLFLDIANVLGSNTPGFERYTFQRTEDNSGFATTDGNPLQLDGSNAIPVVLENNDGNLVPTLGFIVEF